A single Triticum dicoccoides isolate Atlit2015 ecotype Zavitan chromosome 2A, WEW_v2.0, whole genome shotgun sequence DNA region contains:
- the LOC119356023 gene encoding protein DETOXIFICATION 49-like: MTSCGGATAACPDGRVITAPLLAKPGEVVVQVCGDEAAAPVLTCKPPGRLARAVKEAWSVSLGIALPMMPPVSATAARDEARSILGLAFPMILTGLLLYLRSMISMLFLGRLGGLALAGGSLAIGFANITGYSVLSGLAMGMEPICGQAFGAGNYSLIGVTVQRTVLLLIAAAVPIGGLWMHMRPLLLLCGQDAGIAAVAETYILASLPDLLLQAFLHPVRIYLRMQSINLPLTVCATLAIAIHLPINYVLVTVLGLGVKGVAMASVLANLNLLLLLLAYIFFKGVHKRTGGFALSAESFRGWGELISLALPSCVSVCLEWWWYEIMILLCGLLLNPQATVASMGILIQTTSLIYIFPSSLSFGVSTRVSNELGAGQPEQASRAATAGIMLGFAFGAFASAFAFLVRNVWASMFTADPAIIALTASVLPILGLCELGNCPQTTGCGVLRGSARPKDAANINLRSFYLVGTPVALVLAFWFHYDFEGLWLGLLAAQATCMVRMLLVIGRTDWAAEAKRSKQLTGSDAQGKVGAADGDEKSRLLMDDADIERPNDRC; encoded by the coding sequence aTGACGTCCTGCGGAGGCGCCACCGCGGCATGCCCGGACGGCCGCGTCATCACCGCCCCCCTGCTCGCCAAGCCGGGGGAGGTCGTCGTCCAGGTCTGCGGTGACGAGGCGGCCGCGCCGGTGCTCACGTGCAAGCCGCCCGGCCGGCTTGCCAGGGCGGTGAAGGAAGCCTGGTCCGTTTCTTTGGGCATCGCGCTCCCGATGATGCCGCCCGTGTCGGCCACCGCGGCCCGCGACGAGGCGCGCTCCATTCTCGGCCTCGCATTCCCGATGATCCTCACCGGGCTGCTGCTCTACCTCCGCTCCATGATTTCGATGCTCTTCCTCGGCCGTCTCGGCGGCCTGGCGCTCGCCGGCGGCTCCCTCGCCATCGGCTTCGCCAACATCACCGGATACTCTGTGCTCTCCGGCCTCGCCATGGGCATGGAGCCGATATGCGGCCAGGCATTCGGCGCGGGTAACTACTCGCTCATTGGTGTCACCGTGCAGCGGACGGTGCTCCTCCTCATCGCGGCCGCCGTCCCTATCGGTGGCCTGTGGATGCACATGCGGCCTCTGCTCCTCCTCTGCGGACAGGACGCCGGCATCGCCGCCGTCGCCGAGACCTACATTCTTGCCTCGCTGCCTGACCTCCTCCTCCAGGCATTCCTCCATCCCGTGAGGATATATCTCCGGATGCAGTCCATAAACCTGCCACTCACTGTGTGCGCCACGCTCGCCATTGCCATCCACCTGCCCATCAACTACGTGCTGGTGACCGTGCTCGGGCTCGGCGTCAAGGGAGTGGCAATGGCGTCCGTGCTGGCCAATCTGAACCTGCTCCTCTTGCTTCTCGCCTACATCTTCTTCAAAGGCGTCCACAAGCGCACCGGCGGCTTCGCGCTCTCCGCCGAGAGCTTCCGTGGGTGGGGCGAGCTCATCAGCCTGGCTCTGCCGAGCTGCGTGAGCGTGTGCCTCGAGTGGTGGTGGTACGAGATCATGATCCTGCTGTGCGGCCTGCTCCTGAACCCGCAGGCCACGGTGGCGTCCATGGGCATCCTGATCCAGACCACGTCGCTCATATACATCTTCCCTTCGTCGCTCAGCTTCGGCGTGTCGACGCGCGTCAGCAACGAGCTGGGCGCCGGGCAGCCGGAGCAGGCGAGCCGCGCGGCGACGGCGGGGATCATGCTCGGCTTCGCGTTCGGCGCCTTCGCCTCGGCGTTCGCATTCCTCGTCCGGAACGTGTGGGCGAGCATGTTCACGGCCGACCCGGCGATCATCGCGCTGACCGCGTCGGTGCTGCCGATCCTGGGCCTGTGCGAGCTGGGCAACTGCCCGCAGACGACGGGGTGCGGCGTGCTGCGCGGCAGCGCGCGGCCAAAGGACGCCGCCAACATCAACCTCCGGTCCTTCTACCTGGTGGGGACGCCGGTGGCGCTGGTGCTGGCCTTCTGGTTCCACTACGACTTCGAGGGCCTGTGGCTGGGGCTGCTGGCGGCGCAGGCCACCTGCATGGTGCGCATGCTCCTGGTGATCGGGCGCACGGACTGGGCGGCCGAGGCCAAGCGGTCGAAGCAGCTCACCGGCTCCGACGCCCAGGGCAAAGTTGGCGCGGCCGACGGAGACGAGAAGTCGCGGCTGCTTATGGACGACGCGGACATCGAGCGGCCGAACGATCGGTGTTGA